A single window of Drosophila suzukii chromosome 3, CBGP_Dsuzu_IsoJpt1.0, whole genome shotgun sequence DNA harbors:
- the Sf3a1 gene encoding splicing factor 3A subunit 1, translated as MPTLDAEANEEQFGNDQPKSMSGPIVGIIYPPPEVRNIVDKTASFVARNGPEFEARIRQNELGNPKFNFLNGGDPYHAYYRHKVNEFREGNDAGITAIAGMKQLAVTSAAQQRQQELLKQVVEQQFVPKEPPPEFEFIADPPSISALDLDIVKLTAQFVARNGRQFLTNLMSREQRNFQFDFLRPQHSLFQYFTKLLEQYTKVLIPPKDLLGKLRAESAPGRSSMNQVLDHVKYRANWQRHQEAQRRREEEKIERERVAYAQIDWHDFVVVETVDYQPFESGNFPPPTNPDEVGARVLMEERLMDEEGDTEMQIESDDEGDTQVTSHLESGLKLSQMENRVGIQMKNVSSYGQPTGAKRDNTQVQDMDEASSDEDTPTTKLQPAVAPMLPPTHDKVVVKKYDPKATQPKAAPMPTDEYLISPITGEKIPASKVSEHMRIGLLDPRWVEQRDKHTVEKINQDNVFAAGTAIEASLKQLAERRTDIFGVGDEETVIGKKLGEEETKKDDRVTWDGHTSSVEAATRAARANITLEEQIHQIHKVKGLLPDEEKEKIGPKPVGSKATLSAPPQPSTKSQHSHSSQSQHHQGGGGHHGHHNMHHHHPPHQQAPPHQSHHHHPPQPPQPVMQLMSLRPQMMQPPFGAGGGGYMNMQPGGGPPQIAPAPPVDIMEEEPPSKKMRSEDNLIPEAEFIATHKSPVTIQVLVPNSDKSEWKLNGQMIAVTMALSEPITNLKTKLQDETGMPPAKQKIFYEGMFFKDSNTMAFYNLVNGTTVHLQVKERGGRKK; from the exons ATGCCAACTTTAGATGCGGAAGCCAACGAGGAGCAGTTCGGCAACGACCAGCCCAAGTCGATGTCAGGCCCCATCGTCGGGATTATCTATCCGCCGCCGGAAGTCAGAA ATATCGTTGACAAGACCGCCAGTTTCGTGGCCCGCAATGGACCGGAGTTCGAGGCCCGCATCCGGCAAAATGAGCTGGGCAACCCGAAGTTCAACTTCTTGAACGGCGGGGATCCCTACCACGCCTACTACAGGCACAAGGTCAACGAGTTCCGCGAGGGCAATG ATGCCGGAATCACTGCCATTGCGGGCATGAAACAGCTGGCGGTGACCAGTGCTGCCCAACAACGCCAGCAGGAGCTCCTCAAGCAGGTGGTGGAGCAGCAGTTCGTTCCCAAGGAGCCGCCTCCGGAGTTCGAGTTTATCGCCGATCCACCCTCCATTTCAGCCCTGGATTT GGATATTGTGAAACTCACCGCCCAATTTGTGGCCCGTAATGGTCGGCAGTTTCTGACCAACCTTATGAGCCGGGAGCAGCGCAACTTCCAGTTCGACTTCCTGCGCCCGCAGCACTCGCTCTTCCAGTACTTCACCAAGCTCCTGGAGCAGTACACCAAAGTGCTGATTCCGCCCAAAGATCTGCTCGGCAAGCTGCGCGCCGAAAGCGCTCCGGGCAGGAGCAGCATGAACCAGGTGCTGGACCACGTGAAGTACCGGGCCAACTGGCAGCGCCACCAGGAGGCACAACGTCGCCGCGAGGAGGAGAAGATCGAGAGAGAGCGCGTGGCGTACGCCCAAATAGACTGGCACGACTTTGTGGTGGTTGAGACGGTTGACTATCAGCCCTTCGAGTCCGGCAACTTTCCGCCGCCCACAAATCCTGACGAGGTAGGTGCCCGAGTGCTTATGGAGGAGCGTCTAATGGACGAGGAGGGCGACACAGAGATGCAGATCGAGTCGGACGATGAGGGTGACACCCAGGTGACCAGCCATCTGGAGAGCGGACTGAAGCTGTCGCAAATGGAGAACCGCGTTGGCATTCAGATGAAGAACGTGTCGTCCTACGGTCAGCCGACGGGCGCCAAGAGGGACAACACCCAGGTGCAGGACATGGACGAGGCCTCCAGCGACGAGGACACTCCGACGACCAAGCTGCAGCCAGCGGTGGCGCCCATGCTGCCGCCCACTCACGACAAGGTGGTGGTCAAGAAGTACGATCCCAAGGCGACGCAACCAAAGGCGGCACCCATGCCGACAGACGAGTATCTCATCTCGCCGATCACGGGAGAAAAGATCCCGGCATCCAAGGTCTCGGAGCACATGCGCATTGGTCTTCTGGATCCGCGATGGGTGGAGCAGCGCGACAAGCATACCGTGGAGAAAATCAACCAAGACAACGTCTTTGCCGCAGGCACAGCCATCGAGGCGAGTCTCAAACAGCTGGCCGAGCGCCGTACAGATATCTTCGGTGTGGGCGATGAGGAGACGGTCATTGGTAAGAAGCTGGGcgaggaggagaccaagaaggACGACCGCGTCACCTGGGACGGACACACGTCAAGTGTGGAGGCAGCCACGCGAGCAGCCCGCGCGAATATCACGCTGGAGGAACAAATCCATCAGATCCACAAGGTTAAGGGACTGTTGCCTGACGAGGAGAAGGAGAAAATCGGACCCAAGCCCGTGGGCAGCAAGGCCACGCTTTCCGCTCCTCCGCAGCCGTCAACCAAGTCGCAGCACAGTCACTCCAGCCAGAGTCAGCATCACCAAGGTGGAGGTGGTCATCACGGACACCACAATATGCACCACCACCATCCGCCGCATCAACAGGCACCGCCGCACCAATCACATCATCACCATCCGCCGCAGCCGCCACAGCCGGTAATGCAGCTGATGTCACTGCGTCCACAAATGATGC AACCCCCATTTGGAGCTGGAGGTGGAGGCTACATGAATATGCAACCTGGTGGAGGACCTCCGCAAATTGCACCTGCTCCACCTGTTGATATAATGGAGGAGGAGCCACCATCCAAAAAGATGCGAAGCGAAGACAACCTAATTCCAGAGGCAGAGTTCATTGCAACTCACAAG AGCCCTGTAACAATTCAGGTTCTGGTGCCCAATTCAGACAAATCCGAGTGGAAGCTTAATGGCCAAATGATAGCCGTTACCATGGCACTCTCCGAACCGATTACCAATCTTAAGACGAAGCTTCAGGATGAAACTGGCATGCCACCGGCCAAGCAGAAGATATTTTATGAG GGAATGTTCTTCAAAGACAGCAATACCATGGCCTTTTACAATCTTGTGAACGGAACCACAGTGCATTTACAGGTCAAGGAGCGTGGCGGTCGCAAGAAGTAG